A part of Candidatus Moraniibacteriota bacterium genomic DNA contains:
- a CDS encoding extracellular solute-binding protein encodes MKKILARIFSGAILGAIVLLLSGCGLRQTDTAYKMNLEIWGIFDDSEALRQVIGQYKNLNPNVGNVTYRKLAVDTYRQDLLDALAAGNGPDIFLIRNSWTPAFADKIVMAPDTLIDERSYRNAFVDTVGDDFVTDEGKITGVALSSDSLALYYNKDLLGAAGITAPPATWDQFQDDVRLLTRINSFGEITQSGAALGTAGNINRSTDVLSALLLQNGVLVPRGNGRDLRLNAAAGVNALTFYTQFANPTSSLYTWNPRMHYSIDAFYEGTAAMMINYSWHYDTIKRKNSKLNFAVAPLPQSTGAQPFNFPNYWGFVVAKNKTAPAGTKDLALFDKIRTFESWQFLKYAAFPPTGTVHLQNAITGNAKDFTSTFDPAATYLEKTGAPAARRDLVEKQKTDPILGPFADGNLITRNWKQSDPESIEKILADMITSINLGEATINQSLSTAESRIGQVERK; translated from the coding sequence ATGAAGAAGATTCTTGCTAGAATTTTTTCAGGAGCGATTCTCGGTGCGATAGTGTTATTGCTTTCCGGATGCGGACTCCGACAGACGGATACAGCTTATAAGATGAACCTCGAGATATGGGGGATTTTTGATGATTCAGAAGCACTCCGTCAGGTTATTGGGCAATACAAGAATCTCAATCCGAATGTAGGCAATGTCACGTATCGGAAGCTCGCGGTTGATACGTATCGGCAGGATCTTCTTGATGCGCTTGCAGCGGGGAATGGTCCGGATATTTTCCTTATTCGAAATTCGTGGACGCCCGCTTTTGCCGACAAGATTGTCATGGCGCCCGATACACTCATAGATGAGCGAAGTTATCGGAATGCGTTTGTTGATACAGTGGGCGATGACTTCGTGACGGATGAGGGGAAGATTACTGGTGTGGCGCTCTCTTCGGATTCGCTCGCGCTCTACTATAACAAGGATCTTTTGGGGGCAGCGGGTATTACGGCGCCTCCTGCTACATGGGATCAGTTTCAGGATGATGTGCGACTCCTCACACGCATCAATTCGTTTGGTGAGATTACGCAATCAGGCGCGGCACTCGGGACAGCGGGGAACATTAATCGTTCGACGGATGTGCTTTCGGCACTCCTCTTACAAAATGGCGTCTTGGTTCCGCGCGGGAATGGACGCGATCTCCGCTTGAATGCGGCGGCAGGCGTGAATGCGCTTACCTTCTATACGCAGTTTGCCAATCCGACCTCGTCGCTCTACACGTGGAATCCGCGTATGCACTACTCAATAGACGCATTTTATGAGGGAACAGCGGCAATGATGATAAACTATTCATGGCACTATGACACCATCAAGCGCAAAAACTCGAAACTGAATTTTGCCGTAGCTCCCTTGCCACAGTCAACGGGGGCGCAGCCCTTTAATTTCCCAAACTACTGGGGATTTGTCGTTGCCAAGAACAAGACGGCTCCAGCGGGAACGAAAGATTTGGCGCTTTTTGACAAGATACGAACTTTTGAATCATGGCAGTTCTTGAAATATGCGGCGTTTCCGCCAACAGGCACGGTGCATTTGCAAAATGCGATTACCGGAAATGCCAAAGATTTTACAAGCACATTTGACCCGGCGGCGACCTATCTCGAGAAAACCGGTGCACCAGCAGCTCGCCGTGACTTGGTGGAAAAGCAAAAAACCGACCCAATTCTCGGACCGTTTGCTGATGGCAACCTCATCACACGCAACTGGAAGCAATCTGATCCGGAAAGTATCGAGAAAATCTTGGCCGATATGATTACGTCCATTAATCTCGGTGAAGCAACTATCAATCAATCGCTCTCGACTGCTGAAAGCCGGATTGGTCAGGTGGAAAGGAAATGA
- a CDS encoding class I SAM-dependent methyltransferase codes for MGTTLTNNFVKPEEVIEQLDALENASVADFGCGSGFFSLAFARAVGKSGCVYALDILPSSLEAVASRAKALGLSNVTAKRVNLEREGGSGLPDDSLDWVIMKDVLFQNKGKETMLWEAYRVLKSGGFLFIMEWNNTEASFGPELSLRISREKLIEMLSERGFSPVKDVLVGDYHYALVCQK; via the coding sequence ATGGGAACAACGCTGACGAATAACTTTGTGAAGCCGGAAGAGGTGATTGAACAGCTTGATGCGTTGGAAAATGCGTCGGTGGCGGATTTTGGGTGCGGGTCGGGATTCTTTTCTCTTGCGTTTGCGAGGGCAGTAGGGAAATCGGGCTGTGTATATGCACTTGATATTTTGCCGTCATCTTTGGAGGCGGTTGCGAGTCGCGCCAAGGCATTGGGTTTGTCCAATGTGACGGCAAAGCGGGTGAATTTGGAACGAGAGGGTGGATCGGGATTGCCGGATGATAGCCTTGACTGGGTGATTATGAAAGATGTGCTCTTTCAGAACAAGGGCAAGGAAACAATGCTGTGGGAGGCATATCGCGTACTGAAATCGGGCGGATTTTTGTTTATCATGGAGTGGAATAACACGGAAGCGTCGTTTGGACCGGAGCTATCACTTCGTATTTCGCGAGAGAAGCTTATCGAGATGCTTTCCGAACGAGGATTTTCGCCGGTCAAGGATGTATTGGTGGGGGACTATCACTATGCTCTCGTGTGTCAGAAGTGA